The following coding sequences lie in one Cupriavidus sp. WKF15 genomic window:
- a CDS encoding FUSC family protein codes for MGSWPSSRDWIFSFKAFIAAMLALWIAMYLGLPRPYWAMGSVYIVAHPLTGATRSKALYRVLGTLLGAAAGVAMVPPLVSSPPLLIAAVAIWVACLLYVALLHRTPRSYLFMLAAYTLPLVALPSVDNPVGIFDLAVARSEEICLGILCASVVGAVIMPASVAGVLRNKSRQWMADAALWASDMLSPGPGAQVTRHHSRHRLAADILALDQLISQLSYDAESAAHVRAARELRGRMTMLLPVLSSLASIIEAMRGAGGVPAPLALRMRALKDWIERGRAEASPLAHSPVLPEPGRDAALAAAAEDQLHQLAALWEDCMTLCCRLGEKHIAGKWAPRFVRWDVGRARHYDHGMLLFSTVTVALAIFAMGMLWIQMGWADGAGAVALGAISCCFFAALDEPAPMIRSFFHWNVVCLLISLVMLFAALPIAHDFEMLVLMFAVPYLIIGLLVAQPRLAMIGMPLAVVTANDIGIQGAYSANFQSFFNSNVAGIAGIAFALAWTLVVRPFGTRAATRRLVRAGWGDIAENAMGTRAESHARLRARMLDRLAQLVPRLAATESEVSDDGFSEVRVELTTLALQREMADMQPEEQHAVRRVLRSISTYYKARLDGTLDAPPLALRKRLANAQQKVHSRIALAALVEMQVALFPPALPESISGEA; via the coding sequence ATGGGCAGCTGGCCATCCTCACGAGACTGGATTTTTTCCTTCAAGGCCTTCATTGCCGCGATGCTGGCGTTGTGGATTGCGATGTACCTTGGTTTGCCGCGTCCGTACTGGGCGATGGGCTCCGTTTACATCGTGGCGCATCCGCTCACCGGCGCGACGCGTTCGAAGGCGCTGTACCGCGTGCTCGGCACGCTGCTGGGCGCGGCGGCTGGCGTGGCGATGGTGCCGCCGCTGGTCAGTTCCCCGCCGCTGCTGATTGCGGCCGTGGCCATCTGGGTGGCTTGCCTGCTCTATGTGGCCTTGCTGCACCGTACGCCGCGCAGCTATTTGTTCATGCTGGCAGCCTATACCCTGCCGCTGGTGGCGTTGCCTTCCGTCGACAATCCCGTTGGCATCTTCGACCTGGCCGTGGCCCGTTCCGAAGAAATCTGTCTCGGAATTCTCTGCGCCAGCGTAGTGGGTGCCGTGATCATGCCGGCCAGCGTGGCCGGCGTGTTGCGCAACAAATCGCGGCAGTGGATGGCCGATGCTGCGCTGTGGGCCAGCGACATGCTGTCGCCAGGCCCCGGCGCGCAGGTGACCCGTCATCACAGCCGGCATCGCCTGGCCGCGGACATCCTGGCGTTGGACCAGTTGATCAGCCAGCTGAGCTATGACGCCGAGAGCGCCGCGCACGTGCGTGCCGCTCGTGAACTGCGCGGGCGGATGACGATGCTGCTGCCGGTGCTGTCGTCGCTTGCGTCGATCATCGAAGCGATGCGGGGTGCCGGCGGCGTTCCGGCGCCGCTAGCCTTGCGGATGCGCGCGCTGAAGGACTGGATCGAGCGTGGCAGGGCAGAGGCATCGCCCCTCGCTCACAGTCCGGTGCTGCCGGAACCGGGCCGTGATGCTGCGCTCGCCGCAGCCGCGGAAGACCAGCTGCACCAGTTGGCTGCGCTCTGGGAAGACTGCATGACGCTGTGCTGTCGCCTGGGCGAGAAGCACATCGCCGGCAAATGGGCGCCCAGGTTCGTGCGCTGGGACGTAGGCCGCGCACGCCATTATGACCACGGCATGCTGCTGTTCTCGACCGTCACGGTGGCGCTTGCGATCTTCGCGATGGGCATGTTGTGGATCCAGATGGGCTGGGCCGATGGGGCCGGCGCGGTGGCGCTTGGCGCGATCTCGTGCTGCTTCTTCGCAGCGCTCGACGAGCCCGCGCCCATGATCCGGTCGTTCTTCCACTGGAACGTGGTCTGCCTGTTGATCTCGCTTGTGATGCTGTTCGCGGCGTTGCCGATCGCCCATGACTTCGAGATGCTGGTGCTGATGTTCGCGGTGCCGTACCTGATTATCGGGCTCCTGGTTGCCCAGCCGCGCCTGGCCATGATCGGCATGCCGCTGGCCGTGGTCACGGCCAACGACATCGGCATCCAGGGCGCCTACAGTGCCAACTTCCAGTCGTTCTTCAACAGCAACGTGGCCGGCATCGCGGGCATCGCGTTTGCGCTGGCCTGGACGCTCGTTGTGCGCCCGTTCGGTACGCGCGCTGCCACGCGGCGCCTCGTGCGTGCCGGCTGGGGCGATATCGCCGAGAACGCAATGGGCACGCGGGCCGAATCCCATGCCCGTTTGCGCGCCCGCATGCTGGACCGCCTGGCGCAGCTGGTGCCACGTCTGGCGGCAACTGAAAGCGAGGTTTCGGACGACGGCTTCAGCGAAGTGCGTGTGGAACTGACTACGCTGGCCCTGCAGCGGGAGATGGCAGACATGCAGCCAGAGGAGCAGCATGCGGTCAGACGTGTACTGCGCAGCATCTCCACCTACTACAAGGCACGCCTTGACGGCACGCTCGACGCACCACCGCTGGCGTTGCGCAAGCGCCTGGCCAATGCGCAGCAGAAGGTTCACTCGCGCATCGCGCTGGCCGCGCTTGTCGAAATGCAGGTGGCCCTGTTTCCTCCGGCGCTGCCGGAATCCATTTCCGGAGAAGCTTGA
- a CDS encoding DUF1656 domain-containing protein, with product MPGEISIYGVFIPSLLVWMLAAFLLTSAARAVLVRVGFYRHVWHRSLFNLALYAIVLGGVVGIVPWLQS from the coding sequence ATGCCCGGTGAAATCAGCATCTATGGCGTATTCATTCCCAGCCTGCTGGTCTGGATGCTCGCCGCCTTCCTCCTCACGAGCGCCGCGCGTGCCGTACTGGTGCGGGTGGGCTTCTACCGGCACGTCTGGCATCGTTCCCTCTTCAATCTGGCGCTTTACGCAATCGTCCTCGGTGGGGTGGTTGGCATCGTGCCTTGGCTGCAGTCATGA
- the aliB gene encoding cyclohexanecarboxyl-CoA dehydrogenase: MNPYLNEDLVTLGDHARRFATDRIAPGFQERDDTRVLDRTLMREMGEMGFIAPELPEAYGGQGLGCLAAGVIHEEVARADLSLSYINLLASLNGQILAHHGKPDVVRPWLTRLTRGEALLAIALTEPRGGSDAANLRLRVERVGDEYVINGEKTSISAADQADATVVFGRTGSVESAAHGVTALLVPMDLPGITTNRFNCHGQRAIGRGSIFFENVRVPVDHRLGEENKGFVQVMQGFDFSRALIGLQVLAVARVALEETWAYAAERQAFGKPLSAFQGVSHPLADFDTQVVAARLLCLQALWLKDKGAPHSAEAAMCKWWAPKLAYDVVHQCLLMHGHGGYDRGLMEQRLRDVLGFQIGDGTAQIMKTIIARDRAGRGAVPA, encoded by the coding sequence ATGAACCCCTATCTCAATGAAGACCTCGTAACCCTTGGCGACCACGCCAGGCGCTTCGCAACCGACCGCATCGCGCCGGGTTTCCAGGAGCGCGACGACACTCGCGTGCTCGACCGTACCCTCATGCGCGAGATGGGCGAGATGGGGTTCATCGCCCCGGAATTGCCGGAGGCGTACGGCGGCCAGGGCTTGGGATGCCTTGCCGCCGGCGTTATCCACGAGGAGGTGGCCCGGGCCGACCTGAGCCTCTCCTATATCAACCTGCTGGCTTCGCTCAACGGACAGATCCTTGCGCACCACGGCAAGCCGGACGTCGTACGCCCCTGGCTGACCCGTCTCACGCGCGGCGAAGCCTTGCTGGCCATCGCGCTGACCGAACCGCGCGGCGGCTCGGATGCCGCCAACCTGCGCCTGCGGGTCGAGCGCGTCGGCGACGAATACGTGATCAACGGAGAGAAGACCTCGATCTCCGCGGCCGACCAGGCCGATGCGACAGTGGTCTTCGGACGTACCGGGTCCGTCGAGTCCGCGGCGCACGGCGTCACGGCACTGCTCGTCCCCATGGACCTGCCCGGCATCACGACCAATCGCTTCAACTGCCATGGGCAACGGGCAATCGGCCGTGGCTCTATCTTCTTCGAGAACGTGCGCGTCCCGGTGGACCACCGGCTCGGCGAAGAGAACAAGGGCTTTGTGCAGGTGATGCAGGGCTTCGATTTCTCGCGGGCGCTGATCGGGCTCCAGGTGCTCGCCGTGGCCCGCGTGGCGCTCGAGGAAACCTGGGCCTATGCCGCGGAACGGCAGGCGTTCGGCAAACCCCTGTCCGCCTTCCAGGGCGTCTCCCATCCGCTGGCTGATTTCGACACGCAGGTCGTGGCCGCCCGGCTGCTGTGCCTGCAGGCGCTGTGGCTGAAGGATAAGGGCGCGCCGCACAGCGCCGAGGCCGCCATGTGCAAGTGGTGGGCCCCCAAACTGGCCTACGACGTCGTCCATCAGTGCCTGCTTATGCACGGGCATGGCGGCTATGACCGCGGCCTGATGGAACAGCGCCTGCGCGATGTACTGGGCTTCCAGATCGGCGACGGCACCGCCCAGATCATGAAGACCATCATCGCCCGCGACCGCGCCGGCCGTGGCGCGGTACCGGCCTGA
- a CDS encoding HlyD family secretion protein, with protein MKFKLSSLGPVLLTLAVTAVGAVVVKHLWDYYTVAPWTRDGHIRADVVQVAPDVSGLVTRIAVKDNEHVKAGDVLFEIDRERYALALRQAEATAAAVRANLAQARREASRSQALSEVVSKEIVEEGLAKVQQGEAQLAQAEAAVDVARLNLARTRVVSPVEGYVNDRLPRLGDYVVTGKPVLSMVDSKSFHVEGYFEETKLQGIHIGSPVDIRIMGEQRVLHGHVQSIAAGIEDRDRSNGSNLLPNVNPTFNWVRLAQRIPVRIQFDEMPEAVRLVAGRTATVSVKGEIENADGRPGAAAGAGKDVPRDQVARAGKETSMSITGAVQ; from the coding sequence ATGAAATTCAAACTTTCTTCTCTTGGGCCGGTCCTGCTGACACTGGCCGTCACAGCCGTGGGCGCTGTCGTCGTCAAGCACCTTTGGGACTATTACACGGTGGCGCCATGGACCCGCGATGGGCATATCCGTGCCGACGTGGTGCAGGTGGCACCGGATGTTTCGGGACTCGTCACCCGCATCGCGGTCAAGGACAACGAGCATGTGAAGGCGGGCGATGTCCTGTTCGAGATCGATCGCGAACGCTATGCGCTGGCGCTGCGCCAGGCGGAGGCGACCGCGGCGGCGGTACGTGCAAATCTTGCACAGGCGCGGCGCGAGGCCTCGCGCAGCCAGGCGCTCTCTGAAGTGGTATCGAAGGAGATTGTCGAAGAAGGCCTCGCCAAGGTGCAGCAGGGCGAAGCCCAGCTTGCGCAGGCCGAAGCCGCCGTCGACGTGGCAAGGCTGAACCTGGCACGCACGCGTGTGGTGAGCCCGGTCGAAGGCTACGTCAATGACCGGCTGCCGCGGCTGGGCGACTATGTCGTGACCGGCAAGCCGGTGCTGTCGATGGTCGATTCGAAGTCCTTCCACGTGGAAGGCTATTTCGAGGAAACCAAGTTGCAAGGCATCCATATCGGGAGCCCGGTCGATATCCGGATCATGGGCGAGCAGCGCGTGCTGCACGGCCATGTGCAGAGCATCGCGGCCGGCATTGAAGACCGGGACCGCAGCAATGGTTCGAACCTGCTGCCAAATGTGAACCCGACGTTCAACTGGGTCCGCCTGGCCCAGCGCATCCCGGTGCGGATCCAGTTCGATGAGATGCCCGAGGCCGTGCGGCTGGTGGCAGGTCGTACCGCCACGGTGTCGGTGAAGGGGGAGATCGAGAACGCGGACGGCCGGCCTGGCGCGGCCGCGGGGGCTGGCAAGGATGTCCCGCGTGATCAGGTCGCGCGGGCCGGCAAGGAGACGTCGATGTCGATCACCGGAGCCGTGCAGTGA
- the aliA gene encoding cyclohexanecarboxylate-CoA ligase: protein MEFDAVLLAPRRATSIARGYWHDRTINGDLDACIAACPDKLALTAVRVETGETRRFTYRELGAMADRIAVGLARLGVGRNDVVAMQLPNWWQFSLLYLACSRIGAVLNPLMHIFRERELSFMLKHSEAKVLVVPKVFRGFDHEAMARSLQPGLPSLRRIIVVGGGGADDFDTLLTSPEWEREPDAKAILTSHRPGPDDITQLIYTSGTTGEPKGVMHSANTLMANILPYADRLRLSRDDVILMASPMAHQTGFMYGLMMPIMLRAGVVLQDTWEPNKAIELIRAEGVSFTMASTPFLTDLTKTVQESGGTVPSLRTFLCAGAPIPGPLVEQARRVLGTKIVSAWGMTENGAVTLIRLDDDDQLAFTTDGCPLPGVDLQVIDSAGQPLPPGEVGRLMVRSCSNFGGYLKRPQLNGTDADGWFDTGDLASMDANGYIRISGRSKDVIIRGGENIPVFEIEALLYKHPAIAQVAIVAYTDQRLGERACAVVVPKPGQHVDFAGMVEFLKAQKVAIQYIPERLAVRDAMPATPSGKIQKFRLREMLSDGTL from the coding sequence ATGGAATTCGACGCCGTCCTGCTGGCGCCGCGCCGCGCCACAAGCATCGCCAGGGGCTACTGGCACGATCGCACGATCAACGGCGATCTGGACGCTTGCATTGCCGCCTGCCCCGACAAGCTCGCCCTGACAGCCGTTCGGGTCGAAACGGGGGAAACCCGGCGCTTCACCTACCGCGAGCTGGGGGCGATGGCCGATCGGATCGCCGTGGGCCTGGCCCGCCTGGGCGTTGGCCGCAATGACGTCGTGGCGATGCAACTGCCGAACTGGTGGCAGTTCAGCCTGCTCTACCTGGCTTGTTCGCGCATCGGTGCGGTGCTCAATCCGCTGATGCATATCTTCCGGGAGCGCGAACTCTCGTTCATGCTCAAGCATTCGGAGGCGAAAGTCCTGGTCGTGCCGAAGGTGTTCCGAGGCTTCGATCACGAGGCAATGGCTCGCTCGCTGCAACCGGGCTTGCCATCCCTGCGGCGCATCATCGTCGTGGGCGGCGGCGGTGCCGATGACTTCGATACCTTGCTCACGAGTCCCGAGTGGGAGCGCGAGCCAGACGCCAAAGCCATCCTGACAAGCCACCGGCCAGGCCCCGACGACATCACGCAGCTGATCTACACCTCGGGCACGACCGGCGAGCCCAAGGGCGTGATGCACTCGGCCAACACCTTGATGGCCAACATCCTGCCGTACGCCGATCGCCTGAGGCTGAGCCGGGACGACGTCATCCTGATGGCGTCGCCCATGGCGCACCAGACCGGCTTCATGTACGGCCTGATGATGCCCATCATGCTGCGGGCCGGCGTGGTCCTGCAGGACACATGGGAGCCGAACAAGGCCATCGAACTCATCCGCGCCGAAGGCGTCAGCTTCACAATGGCCTCGACGCCGTTCCTGACTGACCTCACCAAGACCGTCCAGGAAAGCGGCGGCACGGTGCCAAGCCTGCGCACCTTCCTGTGTGCCGGGGCCCCGATCCCAGGCCCGCTGGTCGAGCAGGCACGGCGGGTACTGGGCACGAAGATCGTCTCGGCGTGGGGCATGACGGAGAACGGCGCGGTCACCCTGATCAGGCTCGATGACGACGACCAGCTCGCTTTCACCACCGATGGCTGCCCGCTCCCCGGCGTGGATTTGCAGGTCATCGATTCCGCCGGGCAGCCGTTGCCGCCCGGCGAGGTTGGCAGGCTTATGGTGCGCTCGTGTTCGAACTTCGGTGGTTACCTGAAGCGGCCGCAACTGAACGGCACGGATGCCGACGGCTGGTTCGACACCGGCGACCTGGCCAGCATGGATGCCAATGGCTACATCCGCATCAGCGGACGCAGCAAGGACGTCATCATCCGAGGTGGCGAGAACATTCCGGTGTTCGAGATCGAGGCGCTGCTCTACAAGCACCCCGCCATCGCGCAAGTCGCAATCGTCGCTTATACCGACCAGCGACTTGGCGAGCGAGCCTGCGCCGTGGTCGTGCCCAAGCCGGGCCAGCATGTCGACTTCGCCGGCATGGTGGAGTTCCTCAAGGCACAGAAGGTGGCGATCCAGTACATCCCTGAGCGGCTGGCGGTGCGCGACGCGATGCCCGCCACCCCCTCAGGAAAGATCCAGAAATTCAGGCTGCGCGAGATGCTGAGCGACGGCACGCTCTGA
- a CDS encoding enoyl-CoA hydratase, which yields MEEQVVLVGRTGRVGIVTLNRPQQLNALNDAMMDRLGAALLALDADEGIGAIVLTGGAKAFAAGADIAAMADWSYMDVYCSDFITRNWETIRRVRKPVIAAVAGFAMGGGCELALACDLIVAAQSAKFALPEIKLAMLPGAGGTQRLPRAIGKAKAMDMCLSARQLDASEADRYGLVSRVVADERLMEETLALATTIAGYSLPALMAIKESVNRAYEASLSEGILFERRHLHVRFASDDAHEGMNAFLEKRKPVFGHR from the coding sequence ATGGAAGAGCAAGTGGTTCTCGTCGGGCGTACCGGGCGTGTCGGCATCGTCACGCTGAACCGGCCGCAGCAACTCAACGCCCTTAACGACGCCATGATGGACCGGCTCGGCGCAGCATTGCTGGCGCTCGACGCGGACGAAGGCATCGGTGCGATTGTCCTGACCGGCGGTGCGAAGGCCTTCGCCGCCGGCGCCGACATCGCGGCCATGGCCGACTGGTCCTACATGGACGTTTATTGCAGCGACTTCATTACGCGCAACTGGGAGACGATCCGGCGCGTGCGCAAGCCGGTGATCGCCGCGGTCGCGGGCTTCGCGATGGGAGGCGGCTGCGAGCTTGCGCTTGCATGCGACCTGATCGTGGCCGCGCAAAGCGCGAAGTTCGCGCTCCCGGAAATCAAGCTCGCGATGCTGCCTGGCGCCGGCGGCACGCAGCGTCTGCCTCGCGCGATCGGCAAGGCCAAGGCGATGGACATGTGCCTGTCGGCGCGGCAGCTCGATGCGAGCGAGGCCGACCGTTACGGGCTGGTGTCGCGCGTTGTCGCCGACGAGCGGCTGATGGAGGAAACGCTCGCGTTGGCCACCACCATTGCCGGCTATTCCCTGCCGGCTCTGATGGCAATCAAGGAGTCGGTCAACCGGGCCTACGAGGCGTCGCTGAGTGAAGGCATCCTGTTCGAGCGCCGGCACCTGCACGTGCGCTTCGCGAGCGATGACGCGCATGAAGGCATGAATGCCTTCCTCGAAAAGAGAAAGCCGGTGTTTGGCCACCGCTAG
- a CDS encoding TolC family protein has protein sequence MKRISRATLVAMLPLALAACMTVGPDHKVPDDAAVNSQAANGLFAGADNAAVSIGEVPGNWWRLYDDPQIDAVVKQALVANADLRVAAANLKRAIAVYHEVEAENLPEARFKAGVQRGQIAGEPLLHEEKIPAMNFGDIGFEVSYLLDFWGKLARADEAALAAAQASHAALDQARVGVVAETVRAYVQGCTATHELHVAEHQLELQERGVQLAQKLVDAGRGQPTDLLRAQAQADTLRSALPRYRAEREAAAYRLAVMLGKPPGALDLGSVACERVPALRQPLPVGDGAALLKRRPDVRQAERELATATAKIGVATADLYPQIRIGASAGFTGILDHLGQAPTAHWGWGPLISWTIPTSGTRARIHGMEAGAEGALAHFDGVVLKALRETQSALSAYTHELERNQSLHAARDKANEAARQNRQLWQAGRSPYLQSLDADRTLANADAALAASDAQVAMDQINLFLALGGGWQDAPAIASHAVGEQTH, from the coding sequence GTGAAGCGCATTTCCCGCGCCACGCTGGTGGCGATGTTGCCGCTGGCGCTGGCTGCCTGCATGACTGTCGGCCCCGATCACAAGGTGCCCGACGACGCAGCCGTGAATTCTCAGGCTGCCAACGGCCTCTTCGCCGGCGCGGACAATGCCGCGGTCTCGATCGGTGAGGTTCCGGGCAACTGGTGGCGTCTGTACGACGATCCGCAGATCGACGCGGTGGTGAAACAGGCGCTGGTCGCCAACGCCGACCTGCGCGTGGCTGCGGCCAACCTGAAGCGCGCCATCGCCGTCTATCACGAGGTTGAAGCGGAAAACCTGCCGGAAGCCAGGTTCAAGGCCGGCGTGCAGCGCGGGCAGATCGCCGGCGAGCCGCTGCTCCATGAAGAGAAGATCCCCGCGATGAACTTCGGCGACATCGGGTTCGAGGTTTCGTACCTGCTCGATTTCTGGGGCAAGCTTGCGCGAGCCGACGAAGCTGCACTCGCTGCCGCACAGGCCAGCCACGCGGCGTTGGACCAGGCCCGCGTGGGCGTCGTGGCGGAAACGGTCCGCGCTTATGTGCAGGGTTGCACGGCCACGCATGAATTGCACGTCGCGGAACACCAGCTTGAGCTGCAGGAGCGCGGCGTCCAGCTGGCGCAGAAACTCGTGGATGCAGGCCGCGGCCAGCCAACGGATTTGCTTCGTGCGCAGGCACAGGCCGATACGCTGCGCTCGGCACTACCGCGATATCGCGCCGAGCGGGAAGCCGCCGCATACCGGCTTGCCGTGATGCTCGGCAAGCCGCCTGGGGCGCTTGATCTCGGCAGCGTGGCGTGCGAGCGCGTGCCGGCCTTGCGCCAGCCATTGCCGGTTGGCGATGGCGCCGCATTGCTCAAGCGCCGGCCCGATGTCCGCCAGGCTGAACGAGAACTGGCCACGGCGACGGCGAAGATCGGCGTGGCTACGGCCGACCTGTACCCGCAGATACGTATCGGCGCTTCGGCAGGCTTCACCGGTATCCTCGACCACCTCGGGCAGGCGCCCACCGCCCACTGGGGTTGGGGGCCGCTGATATCGTGGACCATCCCGACGAGCGGCACGCGTGCGCGTATCCATGGCATGGAGGCTGGCGCCGAAGGCGCGCTCGCGCACTTCGATGGGGTGGTGCTGAAGGCGCTGCGCGAAACGCAGAGCGCGCTGTCGGCCTACACGCATGAGCTCGAGCGCAATCAATCGCTGCATGCGGCGCGTGACAAGGCCAACGAGGCTGCCCGGCAGAACCGGCAGCTGTGGCAGGCGGGGCGTTCGCCGTACCTGCAAAGCCTGGATGCGGATCGTACCCTGGCCAATGCCGATGCCGCGCTGGCCGCATCGGATGCGCAGGTAGCGATGGACCAGATCAACCTGTTCCTGGCGCTCGGGGGCGGGTGGCAGGATGCGCCCGCCATTGCCAGCCATGCAGTCGGCGAGCAAACGCATTGA